Below is a window of Sulfuricystis multivorans DNA.
TTCGTCATAGGTGTATATCGCAATATCAGGTGACGGTTTAGGATGCTTACGGGGCCATGTAATTCAGCAAGTTTCCGGCGCAGCAATCCCTTTTCCGGAAGATTTGGTAGACGAAATCCTCGCCCTTAACCGGAAACTCTCTGCCTGACCCCCAGAGGGCGGTTGAACGCCCGAACGGCTGACAGCATTTCCCGGCGATTTTCTTGGTTTGAGGTATCGGGTAGAGCATCGTGTATTTGTAGTCGGTTTTCTTCATTACTGGCTCAGGGTAATAGCCACACAAGCCGTCATCACCGGATGCTGCCCACATTAGAAGTTCTCGATGCAGTTTTGTGGCCATCCGCGCTGCGATGAGTGAAGAGGCCTGAACACCACCTACTTTCGAACCGACCCATCCGTCCAAAGGAAACATTGAGCCCTGGCAGCCATCACACCAGAACAATTCATCACGCCCGAATCCGAATGCCGTGGCAGATACGCAGTCGAGCGCGCAGGCTGCTTGGGCTATAGGATTTCCCCACAACACAACGTCCGGATTGATGATGAAGGTCGATACGCTGTCAGACCACAACGGATCAATTTCAGTCAGGTATACGAGGTCAAATACACCTCTTTCAAGGCATTTGTCGTCCAGCAGCACCTCAAGCCAGAACATCAAGGGGTTGGTATACCAATGAGCGTGGTAAAACGCACTAGGGGAACGCGCTTCGCTCTTTCCTGTTTGTGCGTGTTTGGCTGTCTCAATACCAAAGTCCATACTGACGCCACCCATCCCGACGAAGCAGTAAGGTGTGCGTGTCACATCGACCATGCGTACTGGTTCCCAGAATCCCATCTTCATGCCGATCTGCGGGGGGTCTGTGCAGGCACAAAACGGGTTGCTTGATGAGGCAAGACTAGACGTGTTTTCGTCTTGACCCATCGTGACTGCATTTGATCCGGCCAGCTTGATCGGAAAGGAGCAGGACCAACAGTAATCCGTGATCGGGTTGGCGAACGCGCCATGACAGTTCGGGTCAGCCATCACATGCAAGGAGAACGCCCCAGCCAGCAAAGCAGCGGTAGCAGCAATCATTCGTCGGTAGAACAAGAACATCAATTCATCTCCAGCTCGTCAATTCGCAACCGTTTCCCTTCCTGGCTCACCAGTGAAGGAACGCGGATAATGCCCAGTTTGCGCACCAGCATTCCGCCTTGGTCGAAATAAACCTGAGTCTTCCATTGACGAGACATTTCTAGGGGCTGCCCATTGACCAAGACGGCCTTCATCTGGCCGTTGTATTGCTGCATCAAGGCCTCTGCTTTCTTCACTTGGGCAGGGTCGGTACCGTCGAAGAACAGCAAATTCTTCGGCAAGGTCACGTAGTCGAGTGGGTTGATAGTTTTTCCTGCTTCAGCGATCACGTTTCCGTTTGGATCCGTGATCGTTTTGGGGACCCGCACCGTTGGGTCCCAATAGAACACCCGCGCTTTTTCGACACGGGAGAGACCCTTAACGGGCTTAGGGTTCTCGATAGAGCGCTTCGCGCGGTCGACAGCTTCCTTCTGCAACCGAGCTAACTCTCCGGACCTCTGCTTTTCTTTCAGGACCCGATAGATCTCTTGGAGCATGTCTGGTTCAACGATCGGATGTACCGGGCCAATCTGCTCTGCGGCTTTACTTGGTATCACAACACCACAGGCGATAATCAGTGGAGTGAGTCGACGCAGCATGGAAGATATAAGGGGGATTTGCATCACGTTAAGATAACGAGCCCCCTTTGCTATGCCAATGGAGAAATGCCGCCGAAAATGTGGGACTAGGCGTAGAAATGGACTGGCAAAAAATACAGCTGGAGCTGCGGTTGGAGCCTGATAAGGGCCGAGTCAGAACAACGAAAAGGTCCGGCCGATGATTTCTTTCTCAGTAATCCATCCAACCATCGCGTAGCGTGAATCCAGACTGTCGGGGTGCGGAGCGTAAACGTAATATGAGCCCTGCGGGATCACCCCAACCGGCCCCGCCTCGAGCGGCTTGCCACTCATCGAGAAAGTCTTCGCTACCCCGATCGTGCCATTGCTACCAGGAATCATCGTTGCCATATTGCGTTCTCCAGGTGACATGACAGAGAACCCCCTGGCAGGCGTCATGCTCACTATGTCACCACCAACACCGCCAATGATTTTGACCATATGAGCACCCTTACGAAATGGGGAAACCGGGTTTTCGGTCGGGAATTCGAAAGCCACATAGTCGCCTCGTTTGAGGCCCGTCTTCCATCCCTTCACGGTGATGAACACGTGATCCGGTAAAGAGTCCGTGTAGTTAACGTCGATACGAATCACGAGTTGAAGCAAGAACACCACAACCAATGGGATGGTGTAGTGCTTCCAATACCGCAGAAAGTGGGACTTACAGAGGTTCAGGTATTCCGGCAAGGAAAGGCGGCGAGCACCGTTGGCTGGCGCAAGCAGGCTCATTTCTTGTCTCCTTCAATGATCGGGGTACGGCTACCGCCGCCCAGCGAACGCAATTGCTTGACGAGCTCATCCTGATTGACGTTTTCCATTCCCAAGCGACGTTTGAGTTCCGGGGTTAGGTCCTCAGCGCCTGCCGGCTTAACTACGGCCGCTTTGACGAAGATGCTGCAGCCACACTCCTGTTGGAGTTCGTTGAGGGCGACTCCCACATCCTTGCCAAATTTCGCCACGTCGTCGTAAGCCTTTAATTTTGCTTCCTCGGAGGCGTCCGGACGCATCGCCGCAATGGTGACTTGGAGTTCCTTGATGTTCAGGACTTCTGAGAGATCAACGACAGCGTATCTCTGTTTATTCGGCAACACATAGAAGTAGTGGTAGGCAATCAGCACAATGACCACAATGAGAACGGTAGTAACGAGGCTGATC
It encodes the following:
- the traU gene encoding conjugal transfer pilus assembly protein TraU, encoding MFLFYRRMIAATAALLAGAFSLHVMADPNCHGAFANPITDYCWSCSFPIKLAGSNAVTMGQDENTSSLASSSNPFCACTDPPQIGMKMGFWEPVRMVDVTRTPYCFVGMGGVSMDFGIETAKHAQTGKSEARSPSAFYHAHWYTNPLMFWLEVLLDDKCLERGVFDLVYLTEIDPLWSDSVSTFIINPDVVLWGNPIAQAACALDCVSATAFGFGRDELFWCDGCQGSMFPLDGWVGSKVGGVQASSLIAARMATKLHRELLMWAASGDDGLCGYYPEPVMKKTDYKYTMLYPIPQTKKIAGKCCQPFGRSTALWGSGREFPVKGEDFVYQIFRKRDCCAGNLLNYMAP
- the traW gene encoding type-F conjugative transfer system protein TraW, which gives rise to MLRRLTPLIIACGVVIPSKAAEQIGPVHPIVEPDMLQEIYRVLKEKQRSGELARLQKEAVDRAKRSIENPKPVKGLSRVEKARVFYWDPTVRVPKTITDPNGNVIAEAGKTINPLDYVTLPKNLLFFDGTDPAQVKKAEALMQQYNGQMKAVLVNGQPLEMSRQWKTQVYFDQGGMLVRKLGIIRVPSLVSQEGKRLRIDELEMN
- a CDS encoding S26 family signal peptidase; this translates as MSLLAPANGARRLSLPEYLNLCKSHFLRYWKHYTIPLVVVFLLQLVIRIDVNYTDSLPDHVFITVKGWKTGLKRGDYVAFEFPTENPVSPFRKGAHMVKIIGGVGGDIVSMTPARGFSVMSPGERNMATMIPGSNGTIGVAKTFSMSGKPLEAGPVGVIPQGSYYVYAPHPDSLDSRYAMVGWITEKEIIGRTFSLF